In Elusimicrobium sp. An273, one genomic interval encodes:
- a CDS encoding DMT family transporter, with the protein MTPLLSAWICWAIVGLSPIAGKYAAGVISPALLVFLGTIIGVLYFTPWITKNHKWGELLSGETCWKFLFIGTFGTALPFTISLIALHYTTPGNAAILQQSELLYSLLFAGIFLKEFPSRQQLLGSALIVLGVLIILLKEQYTPRWTGDLLIVGSTWMLQAGSTVAKKLPKHLDHRVIAMARNLFALPALIGILAVMWGMKESFVLRPNLQMFSVLAYTGFLKYGLAMVVWYKAIRALDLSKVTAIYLSYPVLSLILSALLGLENITWHQAAGLLLTLAGAYWVSLTVKKEGH; encoded by the coding sequence ATGACGCCTCTTTTGTCCGCCTGGATTTGCTGGGCCATTGTCGGCCTGTCGCCCATTGCCGGCAAATATGCGGCCGGCGTTATCAGCCCGGCTTTGCTCGTTTTTTTAGGCACGATTATCGGAGTATTGTATTTTACCCCGTGGATTACAAAAAACCATAAATGGGGGGAACTTCTTTCTGGGGAAACCTGCTGGAAATTTTTATTTATCGGCACCTTTGGCACCGCGCTTCCGTTTACCATTTCCCTCATCGCCCTGCACTACACCACCCCGGGCAACGCCGCCATTTTGCAGCAATCGGAACTGCTGTATTCACTGCTGTTTGCGGGGATTTTTTTAAAAGAATTCCCCAGCCGCCAGCAGCTGCTGGGAAGCGCTCTTATCGTGCTGGGGGTGCTGATTATTTTACTCAAAGAGCAATACACCCCGCGCTGGACGGGGGATTTGCTGATTGTGGGCAGCACGTGGATGTTGCAGGCAGGGTCTACGGTCGCCAAAAAACTGCCCAAACATTTAGACCACCGCGTCATCGCCATGGCGCGCAACCTGTTTGCCTTGCCGGCGCTGATCGGCATTTTGGCGGTAATGTGGGGAATGAAAGAATCCTTTGTGCTTCGGCCCAACCTGCAGATGTTCTCGGTACTGGCGTATACGGGATTTTTAAAGTACGGGCTGGCCATGGTGGTCTGGTACAAGGCGATACGCGCCCTGGATTTAAGCAAAGTAACGGCTATTTACTTGTCTTATCCGGTGCTGTCGCTTATTTTATCGGCCCTGCTGGGGCTTGAAAACATCACCTGGCACCAAGCCGCCGGCCTGCTGCTTACGCTGGCCGGGGCCTACTGGGTGAGCCTGACGGTAAAAAAAGAAGGGCATTAA
- a CDS encoding DMT family transporter, whose amino-acid sequence MFNIAPVIAIWIAWFATAANLVISKAAVPYVTSALFILLACAVASVCFLPYIQKTNGWRILLDKKVWPQCLAMGTFGTALPMTIFMIALNYTTPVNGAILNQFEIIYSLILSAILLKERPTLRQIGGSLLILLGVGLLLWQAGTTVQLKGDLMIIGCLWMFQLSHIFAKKLPAQMPPQLIAAARALFAIPALAVLVAWLAAFQGPLQFESNATLWSMLVLCAVVNYFLGNTYWYQAIRHMDLSKATAIILSYPVMTFVLAVLLGQDKITAYKILGMVLAIGGAYIVTGLVKKQGETK is encoded by the coding sequence ATGTTTAACATTGCCCCCGTTATCGCCATTTGGATTGCATGGTTTGCCACCGCCGCCAATTTAGTGATCAGCAAAGCCGCCGTTCCGTACGTAACGTCCGCCCTGTTTATTTTGCTGGCGTGTGCCGTTGCTTCTGTATGTTTTTTGCCCTATATTCAAAAAACAAACGGCTGGCGCATTTTGCTGGATAAAAAAGTCTGGCCGCAATGTTTGGCGATGGGCACCTTTGGCACTGCGCTTCCCATGACGATCTTTATGATTGCCCTCAACTATACCACCCCTGTCAACGGAGCCATTTTAAACCAATTTGAAATTATCTACTCGCTTATTTTATCGGCCATTTTGCTAAAAGAACGCCCCACCCTGCGGCAAATTGGCGGCTCGTTGCTGATTTTGCTGGGCGTAGGGCTGCTATTATGGCAGGCGGGCACCACGGTGCAGTTAAAAGGGGATTTGATGATTATCGGCTGTTTGTGGATGTTCCAGCTGAGCCATATTTTTGCCAAAAAACTGCCGGCGCAAATGCCGCCGCAGTTGATTGCCGCGGCGCGGGCGCTGTTTGCCATTCCGGCCTTGGCGGTATTGGTGGCCTGGCTGGCGGCGTTTCAGGGGCCGCTGCAATTTGAAAGCAACGCCACGCTGTGGAGCATGCTGGTGCTGTGCGCCGTAGTAAACTATTTTTTGGGAAATACCTATTGGTACCAAGCCATCCGTCATATGGATTTAAGCAAGGCAACGGCAATTATTTTGTCGTACCCGGTGATGACGTTTGTGCTGGCCGTCCTGCTGGGGCAGGATAAAATTACCGCTTATAAAATACTGGGCATGGTGCTCGCCATCGGCGGGGCGTATATCGTAACCGGCCTGGTTAAGAAACAAGGAGAAACAAAATGA
- a CDS encoding HAD family hydrolase — protein sequence MKKLVLFDLDGTLVNAGGAGRTALKKAMKELYGTDPEFDHSLISGRTDLDNFSIVYSLIKKGKKPTAAEMKKMKAKYLELLPVEVHAAVRCKRYDLIPGVEKFLKLLSKDKDVILGLGTGNLEEGAKIKLAPSKLGEYFSVGGYGEDGHTREEMLQAAVKRAEKKFKTKIAPEDVYVIGDTHRDVCAAKNCGFHSAVLTNGFGDAQKIQRAAAELETKDFTDITTFCVWLGIKTDPKGVKRGSYIMPASAIEHVFFSRTGIDEDRLKMLRIKKYSDLESGTIM from the coding sequence ATGAAAAAGCTCGTTTTATTTGATTTGGACGGAACATTGGTCAATGCGGGAGGCGCCGGACGCACGGCCCTTAAAAAAGCGATGAAAGAACTCTACGGCACCGACCCGGAGTTTGACCATTCCCTCATTTCCGGCCGGACGGATTTGGATAATTTTTCGATCGTTTACTCGTTAATTAAAAAAGGCAAAAAACCCACCGCCGCCGAAATGAAAAAAATGAAAGCCAAATACTTAGAGCTCCTGCCCGTAGAAGTACACGCCGCCGTGCGCTGCAAAAGATACGATTTAATCCCGGGCGTAGAAAAATTTTTAAAACTGTTGTCCAAAGACAAAGACGTTATTTTGGGTTTGGGCACGGGCAATTTGGAAGAAGGCGCCAAAATCAAGCTGGCTCCCAGCAAGCTGGGCGAATACTTTAGCGTGGGAGGCTATGGGGAAGACGGCCACACCCGCGAAGAAATGCTGCAGGCGGCCGTAAAACGCGCGGAGAAAAAATTTAAAACCAAAATCGCGCCCGAAGACGTCTACGTCATCGGCGACACCCACCGCGACGTCTGCGCCGCCAAAAATTGCGGTTTTCACAGCGCGGTGTTGACCAACGGCTTTGGCGACGCCCAAAAAATCCAGCGTGCCGCCGCCGAACTGGAAACGAAAGATTTTACCGATATCACCACTTTCTGCGTCTGGCTGGGAATTAAAACCGACCCCAAAGGCGTCAAACGCGGCAGCTACATCATGCCCGCCAGCGCCATTGAACACGTGTTTTTCAGCCGCACGGGCATTGACGAAGACCGCCTGAAAATGCTGCGCATCAAAAAATACTCGGATTTGGAATCCGGAACCATTATGTGA
- a CDS encoding cyclodeaminase/cyclohydrolase family protein: MEWYTAAERFTEALASSEPTPGGGAAAAMAGAMGCALAIMAVGTTLKRKATPEDARPRLTQSLKRLSAFKNELKGYIQKDGEAYAAYLTAKKLPKESAEREKAVQDALLFAARVPADAASAAMHCLREVDAIKSDVAEIILSDIYCAKHLLQACIKSSVESIRANLSFITNEDRVNEINKQIASFLKVC; the protein is encoded by the coding sequence ATGGAATGGTACACCGCTGCAGAACGTTTTACCGAAGCGTTAGCCTCCTCGGAACCAACCCCGGGGGGCGGGGCCGCTGCCGCCATGGCGGGGGCCATGGGCTGCGCGTTGGCGATTATGGCCGTGGGAACCACGCTTAAACGCAAAGCCACGCCCGAAGACGCACGCCCGCGCCTGACGCAAAGTTTAAAAAGGCTGAGCGCTTTTAAAAACGAACTCAAAGGCTACATCCAAAAAGACGGGGAAGCGTATGCCGCGTATCTGACGGCAAAAAAACTGCCCAAGGAATCTGCCGAGCGGGAAAAAGCGGTGCAGGACGCTTTGCTGTTTGCCGCGCGGGTGCCGGCGGATGCGGCGTCGGCGGCCATGCACTGCCTGCGGGAAGTGGACGCTATTAAAAGCGACGTGGCCGAAATTATCCTGTCGGATATATACTGCGCCAAACACCTGCTGCAGGCGTGCATCAAAAGCTCGGTGGAAAGCATTCGGGCCAACCTGTCTTTCATTACCAATGAAGACCGGGTTAACGAAATTAACAAGCAGATTGCCTCGTTTTTAAAGGTCTGCTAA